The Halichoerus grypus chromosome 14, mHalGry1.hap1.1, whole genome shotgun sequence genomic interval TTGGCAACGGTGTTTATTCCCTTGgttttgggtggaatgttctgtgtagTTCTAAGTCCATCTGGCCTGACATGTTTAAGGCTGGCGTTTCCgtattgatttttctgtctggatgatctatccgtTGATATATGTGGGTACTGAAGTTTCCTACTATTATAATATTGgtgtctgttttttccttttggtctgttaatatttgcttgtatatttaggtgctcccgtGTTGGGAGCATACGTGGTTATATGCTATACCCTCGTGTTGGACCTCTGTATCATGTAatacccttctttgtctcttattacagtctttgttttatgtatgtatgtatgtatttatagacCAAGGGCTAGCGGGCACATGCATGCGTGGGGgggcggagaggcagagggagagggagagaaccttaagcagattCCATCCCTAGCGttgagcctgacacagggctcagtctcacgaccctgagatcatgacctgagccgaaactgagagtcagacccttaaccgactgagccacccagaggccccacagtgtttgttttaaagtttactttgATATAAATATAGCTGTGCCAGGTTTTGTCTGGTTTGCAATTGCACGGAGTacctttttctatcccttcaatTTCAGCCTGTGTGTCCTTccatctgaagtgagtctcttgtaggcagcatacaaatgggtctttttttttttcctttcagacactcagtgtcttttgactggagaattTATGCCATTGacattaagttaatttttttttttttttaaagatttttatttgagacagagagagagagccggcaagaggaggggcagagggagaagtaggctccccattgagtagttattttttaaattttttaatttttttaagattttatttatttgacagagagagacatagcaagagagggaacacaagcagggggagtgggagagggagaagcaggcttcccacggagcagggagcccgatgcagggctcaatcccaggaccctgggatcatgacctgagccaaaagcagatgcttaatgactgagccacccaggcgcccctattgttcttttttttaagattttttttcaattcatttgagagagagcgagagagcccgtgagagcacatgagctggggggagggtcaaagggagagggtgaagcagactccctgctgagccacaGGGTGGGTGgcattgacatttatttatttatttatttattatttatttatttatttatttattaagatttttattatttgacagtgagagatacagtgagagagggaacacaagcagggggagagggagagggagaagcaggcttcccgcagagcaaggagcccgatgtggggctcgatcccaggaccctgggatcatgacctgagccgaaggcagttgcttaacgactgagccacccaggtgcccctgcattgacatttaatttaattattgataggtgtgtacttattgccatttggTTAATTGCTtctggctggcttggtggtcCTGTTTGGTGGTCCTTTATGCTGTTCTAGGACTGTCCCCTACAAATGCAGCTCAGGGGTGAGTCCCATGACCCGCGTGGATCCGGTCTGGGATGACTAATCATCCTGGTTTGTCTGAGACTAAGGGTTTTCACAGGATGTGAGATTTTTAGTAGTGAATCTGAGAAAGTCCTGGGGACACTGAGATACACTGGTCACTTCAGTTCACCCACAGAAGCAGGGGATCCCTCTCTGCAGCTCCTTCCTTTCTAGGTGTTGGTTTGTATGCTCCTTGGGAGCTTCTTGGGTGTGATCCGAAACTGGCCCCCTTACACTGGAAGGCGGGGAGAGACTGAAGGGAGAGGGGGGCCAGGTGGGCAGGTGGCAGGGTTAACGAGCAAGGGGACTCACAGACAAGGCTCGGCTCGTCGCGGGGGCCACGAGGTGGGTAGGTCCGAGGACCGAGGCACCCGCCCACCACATCTTACGAGTCTGTATagagaggccttaactgggttcagtcacagATACTGTCCGGATGGTCTCAGCATCACGTCTTCAGGCTGTGACCTCGGGGCCGCCTCCGGGAGTGAGGAAGGCAAGTGGGACCCACGTTCCCAGGACCGGgaggggggtgaggagcctctgaaTGCTGGGGTCCAGCTGCAGGGTCATCCACGGTCACATCCCCTCCATGACATCCCCTAACAGAAGAATTTCCTTGCTCTTTCCACTCTGCGGGGCCCTGTCTTACTTCTTCCAGCCAGAACGTGACAGGGTttctggagggtttttttttttttttaagaggttttatccatttatttgagagagagagcgagagagagcacatgagaagggggagggccacagggagaaacagactccctgatgagcagggagcccaatgcagcacttgatcccgggatcctgggatcatgacctgagccgaaggcagacacttaattgagccacccaggcgtccctctggaGGGTTTTAATCACCTGTCCTGCCCCATCATGTTGCTCTGGGTGGCACCTGGAGGTTTGAGGGAAATGAGAGAAAGTATGTGGGAACCCACACCTTTGAGGGTCACTTCTCTGTTTCCACTCCACTGTCTGTCCACTTTTGGTCACTTTTCAGTGTTTTCAGGTagtttccttttgtattttgttttattcatttgtctcagagagagagagagagagcgcgcacaagcaggggcagtgggagagggagaagcagactccccgctgaacagggagcccaatgcggggctcgatcccaggaccctgagatcatgacctgagccgaaggcagacgcttaaccaggtGTCCCTCCTTTGGTATTTTGTCTAGAGTTTGTAGATATGAGCCACAGGAGACacaggcttttatttatttttttaagtaaattctgcacccaacatggggctcgaactcacgaccccaaaatcaagattcACAGGCTCCTCTGAGCCAGCCGGACGCCCTTGTTTAACCATAGTATTTAAAAAGCCTTTCTCTTGGGGCGCCCCCCTGCATCTTCACcgtttttaagtgcacagttcagggGCATCAAGCCCGTTCGCACTGTTGTGCGGACCCTACCACCATCCGTCCTCCCGAGTACGTCCATCCTCCCTGACTGAAATCTGCCTCCATTAAACACTGgctccccctccttctccagccCTTGGTAACCTGGAGAGAAAGGTTTTTGAAGCCTCTACTtggaagttgtttttaaaaatattttacttatttacttgagaaagagagctaGCGTTTGGCCCTTAGTGGCCTCCTGGCTCTTTGAGGTCAGTCCATTAGCCGGGGTCTTAACCCTGGAGCACCCCGTCTCCCCGGCCTCTCAAGCCAGGAATCTGTTCGGCTCGGCTCATCTCGGAGCAGCTCTCCCGCGGCCCTGGCCGgacccttgcctggtccgggctaccAGCAACAGGGCAGTGGGCGCAGCAGGGGCGAGGCCCGTGTTCTAGCCCGGCCTGGTGACGCACCGGCCGTGTGACTGCCAGCAAGCCCCTTCCCCCCTTGTCCCACGCTTACACTTTGGGTCGATCCTTCCAGCGCCCCGCGGGAGAGGCCTgagtgcgggggaggggcagggtggggactgGCAGCGTCCTGGACTTCCTCCCTGGAGGGGCTGTGATTTGCAGCAGGGAGCGGGGAGGAGTCCCACCTGGCTCAGTGGCGCTTGGGGTTCACAGCACCTGGCGTTTATTTCCAGGAGGGGATGCAAAAGGGGGCGGCGGCCCCGCAGCCTCTGAGGACCCCCGGAGCCCTGCGCTCCCGCAACTCCCGCGCCGCCCGCAGCTCCTGGATGAGGACGGAGGGCCCAGTGAGGAAGTGGCCGCAGATGGGGGCAGGGCCCCGGCCCCGGAGGACCCCTCGGCCGACGCCCAAGCCGAGGCCGTGGCCGCGTCCCCCGCCCAGGCTGAGGCTGCGGGGGAGGCCCGGCAGGGGCCCAAGGTGGCAGCCGGCGGGGTGCCCAACATCGGCTTCGTAGGCGAGCCCCCGCCCTACGCGCCGCCGGACCCCAAGGCAGTGCAGCTGCTGTACCCGCCCTTCCCGCAGGGCCCGCTCCTCTTCCAGCCcgggcccccgcccccggccctgcacccgccgcccgccgcgccgccgcTCTTCGCACCCTTCCCGGTGGTGAGTGGgcccgcccccgcctcccccacaCCCCGGGACACCCGGCGCCACGCCCACTTACTTCCCACgcagcccccccagcccccatgtCCTGCCCCCCGCCTCCCACTCACCCCGGGACCCCCTGCGCCACAGGCACTTCCCACGAATCCCTCCTTGCTGCCCCCCACTCACCACCGCCCCCCTTGCCAGGGGAGAGGTTGGCACATGTAGGTGATGAAAAGTCACGACCCCTGCAGAGGGGCTTCAATGCCCAgatgagggaagggaaaggattCTGCAGCCTGGGGGGGTGGGCGAgcctggaaggcttcccagaggtgGGGGCGTTTGAGCTGAGTTCTGAGGGGTGAAGAGGAGCTTTCAGGTGGAGAGGAGGAGCGGTTCTCTGGGCACAGGGCTGGAGGGTGGCCGGTCCCCCCCCCAGTCACCTGGGGATGACAGGCGTCAGCTCAGCTTAGTGAGGAGGACAGGGTAGGAGGGTGGGGACCCTAGTGAGGGCCCCAGGGCTTTTGGGTGGGAggtgacttgattagatttttagAAAAGCCGAGAGACCCTGGGGTGCCTGTGGGGGAGAGCTTAGAGGCCCCCGTGGTGGGAGCGCAGTCAGGGCAGGGAGAGACGGAGATGGCCCCCCCGGACTGAGCGGTTTGTAGAGGGCAGAAGCCAGAGGACTCCTGGGGCTGGTGACAGGCGGGGGGTTGCGGAGCTAGAAGGCAGAGGGGGGCCCGGACCTGACCCCTCGGTGACCTGCAGCCTCACTGGGCGGGCGGTGGCCCTAGATGGCTGTGTCCTCACCGCAGTGTGGCGGCCTCTGTCCCCGCAGTACAACGGCCCCGTGGCTGGCATACCAGCCCCTGCGGCGGTGGAccgcaggccc includes:
- the PRRT1B gene encoding proline rich transmembrane protein 1B translates to MDAGGDAKGGGGPAASEDPRSPALPQLPRRPQLLDEDGGPSEEVAADGGRAPAPEDPSADAQAEAVAASPAQAEAAGEARQGPKVAAGGVPNIGFVGEPPPYAPPDPKAVQLLYPPFPQGPLLFQPGPPPPALHPPPAAPPLFAPFPVYNGPVAGIPAPAAVDRRPLPKDYMMESVLVTLFCCLLTGLIAIVYSHETRAALSRGDLAQAEEASRKARSLVLFSLLFGVFVSTSWVIYVVVALYLP